In Silene latifolia isolate original U9 population chromosome 3, ASM4854445v1, whole genome shotgun sequence, a single window of DNA contains:
- the LOC141647954 gene encoding uncharacterized protein At4g22758, whose product MPHQNSRISTAAEDVQRLRTVPELSVAVANGGGNKGVMRKVLINVRVQGSVGCVQVLVCLDSTVADLIMAVVLQYVKERRRPLVLAKDVADFDLHYSAFTLDCLDREEKLATLGSRNFFMCNRKEVAAHAPNDCCNDGGATSSSCSKEAEKATKLGSPNPWLRFMSFLL is encoded by the exons ATGCCGCACCAAAACAGCCGGATATCGACAGCGGCGGAGGATGTTCAGCGGCTTAGAACAGTTCCGGAATTATCGGTGGCGGTTGCGAACGGCGGGGGTAATAAAGGAGTGATGAGGAAGGTTTTGATAAATGTGAGGGTACAAGGGAGTGTTGGCTGTGTTCAAGTGTTGGTTTGTTTGGATTCTACTGTTGCGGATTTGATTATGGCGGTTGTGTTGCAGTATGTTAAGGAACGCCGTCGTCCTCTTGTTTTGGCCAAGGATGTTGCCGATTTTGATCTTCATTACTCTGCGTTTACTCTTGATT GTCTGGATAGGGAGGAAAAGCTGGCGACGTTAGGGTCTAGAAACTTCTTCATGTGCAACAGGAAAGAGGTGGCGGCTCATGCACCAAACGATTGCTGTAACGATGGCGGAGCAACATCATCGTCTTGCTCAAAGGAAGCGGAAAAGGCAACTAAGTTGGGATCTCCTAACCCTTGGCTAAGGTTCATGAGTTTCTTATTGTAA